In Oryza brachyantha chromosome 2, ObraRS2, whole genome shotgun sequence, a single window of DNA contains:
- the LOC102718057 gene encoding FCS-Like Zinc finger 3-like: MSSASSSTSFFDIEPLDGGETCLSGHTMDACSLCRKPLTRNCDIFMYRGNTPFCSEECRDHQMEMDEAAVRIGATNVRERAARNEQRLRLDAGNVVVAANVPVLS; encoded by the exons ATGTCTTCAGCGTCATCGTCCACGTCGTTCTTTGACATTGAGcccctcgacggcggcgagaccTGCCTCTCCGGCCACACCATGGATGCCTGCTCCCTCTGTCGGAAGCCGCTCACCAGGAACTGCGACATCTTCATGTACAG AGGGAACACGCCATTCTGCAGCGAGGAGTGCCGGGATCACCAGATGGAGATGGACGAAGCGGCAGTGAGGATTGGCGCCACGAACGTGAGGGAGCGTGCCGCCAGAAACGAGCAGCGCCTCAGGCTCGACGCCGGCAATGTCGTAGTCGCGGCGAATGTGCCCGTCCTGAGCTAA